One stretch of Populus trichocarpa isolate Nisqually-1 unplaced genomic scaffold, P.trichocarpa_v4.1 scaffold_1697, whole genome shotgun sequence DNA includes these proteins:
- the LOC127904881 gene encoding ribulose bisphosphate carboxylase large chain-like: MSCKEGLMSPQTETKAGVGFKAGVKDYKLTYYTPDYETKDTDILAAFRVTPQPRVPPEEVGALIVVESSTSTWTTVWTVGLTSLDHYKGRCYDIELVVGEENQYIAYVAYPLDLFEEGSVTNMFTFIVGNVFGFKALRTLVLSLEFLFPLLFLLSPKM, from the coding sequence ATGAGTTGTAAGGAGGGGCTTATGTCACCACAAACAGAGACTAAAGCAGGTGTTGGATTCAAGGCTGGTGTTAAAGATTATAAATTGACTTATTATACTCCTGACTATGAAACCAAAGATACTGATATCTTGGCAGCATTCCGAGTAACTCCTCAACCTAGAGTTCCGCCTGAGGAAGTAGGGGCCTTAATAGTTGTTGAATCATCTACTAGTACATGGACAACTGTGTGGACCGTCGGGCTTACCAGTCTTGATCATTATAAGGGACGATGCTACGACATCGAGCTCGTTGTTGGAGAAGAAAATCAATATATTGCTTATGTAGCTTACCCCTTAGACCTTTTTGAAGAAGGTTCTGTTACTAACATGTTTACTTTCATTGTGGGTAATGTTTTTGGGTTCAAAGCCCTACGCACTCTAGTTCTTAGCCTGGAATTCCTGTTTCCACTACTATTTCTACTTTCACCCAAAATGTAA